In the genome of Malania oleifera isolate guangnan ecotype guangnan chromosome 5, ASM2987363v1, whole genome shotgun sequence, the window tgtatggccCCTTCGAAATCAGCGCCGTCCCTAGAACTaaatcaataacaaattctacctcaggATCAGgagatagtcccaaaaaatcctcagggaatacactAGGAAAATCTCTCATTACCGAAATATTCTCAATTTCCCCTTCCGATacttccttcacaaaagccaaaTATCCATGGCAACCGTCTAACAACAACCTCCTCGCTTGAATGgcagataacaactgtggtggggtgcacacccatgaccccacaaatctatacctTTGTTCACTTGgaagtctgaacactacctctttttGATAACATTCTATACTAATGTAATTAGCTgttagccagtccatacccaatattatatcgaatCCTTACATGACTAACACTACAAGATTGGCTGGTAATATTCTTTCTTGAATtcccactggatagtttttaagtacccttccACATCTCACTATTGATCTAGTTGGCGTCACTATTGACAAATCAgtatctaataactgtgtctcaacTCCAGTCATCTTAACATATCCCAACGACATGAACAAATGGGTGGCACctaagtcaaataaaacaacaactttatatgataaagcaataatcatacctatcacAACGTCACCTGCAGCCTTAGTATATCCCGACATCAGCACATAGACCCTCGCCGGAGCTGTGTTCCTTTTTTGGCCACCACCTCTGGGTGCCTGTATATTCCCTCCCAATGGTCTGGGAGTAGGAGCAGTACTATACTGCATATGACAGTCCTGTGCTACATGACTCAATCCACCACATCAGTAGCAGACATTCCTCCCTGCTTGGCATTCTCCCtggtgtctctttccacatgtaagATAAACTTGAAATGCCTACTCGCCTTGAATCTCCTGTCTCCCAGTCTTCTGTCTCTAGGATCTACCATATCTATCTTCCATCCAAGGGCCTCGGTTGGACCCTACCTAGAATCCCGGAGGTGTGGGCCTTTTCCTCTGACTCGGCGTTCCATATCTCTTAGCTACACCTGTTAGCTTATACGTGGCATATAGGACCCTCTTTTCATTGGTGCAATGAAGCACCAccaatattttcttaatctcctGTATCTAGTTTTCAGCAaaggatcagctcctcctgaaaacaCCGGATGATTTATTTTAGCAAACCTCTCTATAGTGCAACCTTGGTCAGTTGTTGatcctccctgctccctagagctctaGGAAATTTCAGCCATAATCTGCTAAGCCACACTATGTAGAATCGCTTCTAAATCACTACCACCCGCATCAGAGGggcctgcaccatcatcaccactggcgtgggcactactaCCCCTAGGGTCCATCCTTCAAAAGGAACCAATTAGTCATAGGACTCTATCATTATCACCCAACTAATACACTCATCAGACTACAATACATAATATATtcttctataaccattcatcataacattctcaatcctaatttaagattcaatcctacaacTCATAAACAAAAACTGGTGATAGAATccattatttttttgaaattgtcacCTTAGAAAAGACACAGAAACAACCATGAAACTCCTACCTCCAAGCcgtaagatagaaccctaaattcccaaTCTCATCCTGTAACAGTAACTGATTCATATCTCACACTACCTATCTTttattctcctcacaatccattcctatactctggtattgtattctgttGTTTACtagagtttgcagaacctagcaacctaggctctgataccaaaatgtaatgccctgatttttgaaccatttttttaaaaaaaaaatattattatattgttactttgataatactctgataccatgatatataatcaaagtcaacctgaacccatagGTATCGGGGATTtacctatttatatatatacatacaaccTAAGCAGTggaaccaaaatacactttacatatatacaataaccaaagtttcactatttctacatataaacatataaccCCCAAAATCCATCATGTCCTCGACTCATTTACTTACCCTGCTACTGGGTAAAAATAAACACCTCAATtacggagctcgctccactcatcTGTtggggtttcctaaaatatttgtaatgttagggtgagacacctcttagtaagggaaatagactaatatcagtgtgtggtagcATGATTTTGTCATATAATAAATATAcacttcaaataatttcattaTAGTATAACGTAAGTTGTAATTGATAATACATATGTTCTTATGGCATAATCATAATgaatttacataaattttaaatcgTTTGCTAAAtatgtataatattgaaattgtaCCCTAGATGtctgtgtatcatgactccaccccttATGATCTGGGTTGTATAGCTCGAAGTCTAGACCTAacctagttggcctactaggttaagtcaaacataacatactatGCACGATTACCCACCCATCCTGGCCTACCCATCCTACAACACTGCACGCACTTCTAGCGGGTCAATAACACAAtaggtatcctactacaccgacTCACTTCTAAGCTAATCGGccaccgacccacacttccttactagtgtggttgcactgtcagcTATACCCAATCTGGTCCGCCCAACCTACTACACCGTCAAAACACTGGGGTTGACACTCAGTGAGTATACCTACTACACCGATCTgactagctagctacggtaccgtgctcttaacataagtaaccatccgggttctgatactatataatacatttcacataatatatttctgttcgtaaataacattttcatatttctataataaAACCTAGCTTTTACGTAACTATGAATAAATttgttatttcataatttttgaatcatatcatcataataaaCTGATCTCGGCATTTACGCCGGCTGTCATATCTCGGCATTTGCGCCGACTAACATATCTCGGCATCTACACCGGCTAACATATCTCGGCATCTACACCGGCTAACATATCTCGGCATCTACGAtgattatcatatcataatatgttGGAAAATATCCTAATTTCTATACTGAtcattaactttaaaactattgtCACACTATGCTTATTccgtaaaaatataaaacattctGACATATTACAAATCTGTagtaaaatcatttatactcacgccacacaagtgagtattaCTATATCGTATTATTTGTCctaaaaataacatattttactgacgaaataatattaaatatgaaatcatgttttactcagttcaacaccaatattttcccaaactaattaattcataaataaattttcaaaattaaatactatatattcaataaataaatttcaaaaaatagctgacttaatttattctcttacctggtttcctaaactacgcctgcagggatcctGAAATTATACCCAAGTTGCTCACCCAAaccttgaattcaataaccctagttcaagcaatttaatctcaaataaaatactattttaaaatttcctaagtcCATAAACtcaaaataaacaattaaattcccaaaaatGACCAACTTTCTTATTTccctaaatctctctctctctcgctttggagtggtgtctaggacacccaaattaaaaatttgctccgGCCAAAATATCGATAATTGAGACTAAGATGttgtggtggtgcccgatcgtcgatttagccaaagatttaaggaaaaattgaagaaaaggggagaggttaccttaccttaggagtggtgcctacgtcgctcctatgacaaatctgcttcggtagaaatgtcgatggcggagaatAGAGCACAGCGGTATTTTTTGATTTCTGATCGGTGTTCGTTAGGCCGAcgaaatcagagagagagagatgaaagacAAAGagagcgtgaggagagagagtgggGTGGGTTTTTTTTTCTCTCTGTTTTGTTAACTTTCTCTCCAAGAAGCTTAGACATTAAGCTTCCtagtacctttttttttttccttttcttcattaTCTTATATtaattgattacgcgcttaaattgcgtaattaggtgttttaattcatgcattacgaattatatttttaattaaatacctaactactctcaatattttaatattgtgtcatatttataatatttgggttttattgagtaatttataaatttttggtattttttttactGCAGGGCGACTATTGGAAGCCAAAAATCGATGGTACTTTGTAATTTGTGCAACTCTCTCCGACCTCCGAGTCAGATGATTTAGGATgttgtagaaagataagaaaatgctttacaattttcatgttttgcattttgagaaatattgtgtagcgacccgaccctttatacggaccaaCGCCGTTAACCCAAttacaaaatacctgtacctgttcaagatacatagacaacccgccctaaacagggacctACGAGTGTAAACTATACATAAgtacaatgtaaatgttgcggaaaaacacaaacattcattggaatttctactagacttatgtcagagcttactaatacatccataagTACATAAATCCAAACATTGAATAGAtcttgttattacaatcctccagaaatgaccttcatctaagtttaatacatgatttgaatgcttacgtaagctaaaccaaaatacAATCTCCCCAGttcctttagctactaggactgACGTACTGACGGACCTgaaaataaaagttgtataatagggtgagacacctctcactaaggagGAAAGTGTTACTAcaatgtgtgactgcatatatgcacattttcatacaaacttaTATGTTTgtaacatttgtttataatactgtatcatataacatttatctgcacatcaagtatttaaatcatgcatatgattattagaacacctccaacttgatatgacaatttgcctgtttaccccgtggcacgagttgtgcactgattgcctctggcagtgtcctgttcgtgcagacaaagccgagcatcttttatagtcTGACCACCCCTTGGTTTATTTTTACTAgaagcttactaactcctcgtaggtcgaccatctaacgtacccataccgatttctcatgtatggttgcactgtactgccaacatcggtacctagccctaggagtttatttcaacccccgaactggtgtatctttcaaccccttttactgaagtttctttcaacttctctTGGTCACAAGCTATGGGTCAAggatcatatatacaatttatagaaaaatatagttttcgcaaattcaaataatcacatcgggttcaaaccggtgcctatccactcagtttaccaatttttgtttactaatacagctcggtgtatcaccagcctctgttttccacattctcagtataacaaattagAACTCCGTTCCCATATCTCATGTATATGAAGTATAGAAtgttcatacatttccatttcaatacatatcacacaagtttaatccaaaatccgctaaatgataaaaagtTCAGTAACCACCATTTAAATGGAAAAGTAAAAGATTTATGCACCTACTACAgtttaaatgcaaataagtgattttcataagatttggagatcatacgccaaaatcctcgtatttaccaaaaatcgtaaaatcgtaaaaccgacatttctactcggcCGAATTtaacaaataagcagttaaatcatacatataaaaataaactagctttttagcggtttagttttcaaaaaatgatgttgtaatcaatttccacttaccttaaactcgaaatgaaactttgtacgaacacggtccaaatcgacaacccgggaccctcaaaacctaaaaaccacagaatataatcttattataatttcaactactatccaaatattcaatcgaaattgaaatcagatccttaccccGATTTTTGGggaaacccaaaaatcctcaaaacaatgATATGATTCgataaagttgtagaacttcctccatTGATCCCCATAGGAACTTCCGTTTTTAGAAACGGGCGTCGAACAacaaagaatcttagagagagagaaatttagtTGGTAGAAAGAGAAGGGGAGAGTTTGGagagaaacttagcttctaaacaactaaaatggatatttatagggcctttgaccaagtccaactcgtcgacgaggagacgtcttcatcgacgaatccgccatacagcttgtcgacgaagccatcccTTCGTCACCGAGCCCAAGTTCCGAATATTTCTCTGACCCGCTTGGTATttgctcatcgatgaggctctgaatttcgtcaacgaggctctgaaggacttcgtcgaagAACATGACTCCTTCGTCGACCAACCCATCTTATTTCGGGTTTGGTCctttacaatctcccctctttataagaaatttgtcctcaaaatttactaacaATTGCTAACATAATCTTTTCTTCTAATCTTGATTTACAAAAGATTTAACCGTCACCTACAAATTGACTTCGGCCCAAATTCAtaacataccctcacatatggcgggagaataccgtggttacacaaaaGATACATCGGAAGATTACATCTATAAACAAGACTCTCCCAAAGATCATACCATTCAATCTATATCATCTACACTACTATATATGCTTATGTACTATCGAATAAatgcgggtacttctggcgtatttcagattctaattcccatgaaacttcttccactacatggttacgccataataccttcacgagaggtatttccttagtctgtAACTGCTGCACCTTCTGGTCCAATACTTGCACTAGTACTTCCTCATACAATaaggcatcactgatctctagagatTCGTAACTCaatacgtgtgatggatctggtatgtacttcctcagtatagacacgtgaaatacatcatagactctagataatgctggaggtagagccactcgataagcaatcaaacctatcctttcaaggatcttaaaaggcccaatataccgaggacttagcttccccttcttctcgaatctcatcacccctttcatcagaacgatcctcaggaataccatatctcctacctcaaattccaactctcgtcaacgagtatcatcataactcttctatcgactttgagctgctttgattctttccctgattaaTTCGATCTTTGCAAAGGTTTGCTGAACTATTTCTAGACCCAGTATTTGCCACTCACCTACCTAATCcaagtacaacggagatcgacactgacaaccatacaaagcctcataaggtgtaTCTTTATGTTCGCctggtaactattgttatatgcaaactcaacgagcggtagatatcgtatccaactatcacctaAATCCAGTACATAAgcctgcaacatatcttctaatgtctgaatagtcctctctgactgtccatcctTCTGTGGGTGAAAATACGTACTGAACGTCAGTCGCGATCCCAgggcatcctgtaaactcttccagaaatgagatGTAAAATGCGGATCCCGATccgaaacaatagaaatagggacaccatggagtcataccatctcctgcacataaagttatGTCAGCCTATttagagagtagctgactctgattggaatgaaatatgcagtctttgtcagccaatctactataacccatatggcattctgcccatgcatcgTCGtaggtaaacccatcacaaaatccattgagacatgttcccacttccactcagggatgtcaagtggctaaagtggtcctgctggcctctgataCTCTACTTtgatctgctgacatgtcaagcattgctctacaaaatgggcgatctcttttttcatgttgaaccactagaaagattccttcAAATCCCAGTACATTTTTTTACTACCAGGATGTATAGTGTAGAgtgaatgatgtgcctcctctagaatgacccgtttaatcatgGCATCATTCGGTACAAAAACCCTGTTGCGAAATCTCAATATTCCATCACCAGAAATACTGAAATCTGGCTTCAACCCCTTCTGAATTCCTTCCGTAACCTCAACCAACTCAGGATCCTCCCTCTGTGCCATACAGATCTTCTCTTGTAAAgtcggctgtaccaccaagctagcaaggacaACCTAATGGTTTCCTTCTACCACGTCCAAACTCAACCTTTCAAGGTCTATACAGATATGATGCTGAACCTCCATTGCCGAAACAGATGCATCCACAGACTTCCGGCTTagagcatcggctaccacattagcctttcctggatgataactaatagtacaatcgtagtctttaatcaactcaagccacctgcaTTGTCTCATGTTGACCTCCTtatgggtgaaaaagtatttaagacttttatggtcggtaaaaatctcacacctttcctcgtacaagtagtgcctccaaattttcagtgcaaacactaccgctgctaattctaaatcatgcgttgGGTatttcttctcgtattctttgagttgacaagaagcgtaagcaacaaccttgccctgctgcattagaacacaacctaGACCCATTTTcgaagcatcactataaataacaaagccaCCATCACTGGATGGAAGAGTTAGAACTAAAGCAGTGATCGGCCGCCGTtttagctcctggaaactcagctcgcactcatccatccaatcatacctcacgttctttcGCATAAGTCTCATCAAAGGACttgctaaactagagaacccttccacgaatcgacggtagtaacctgcaagactcAGAAAATTTCTGACCTCCTGACCATTCTTCGATCtcacccagtccactactgcttcaatcttacatGGGTCCACTGATACATCTTCCTTGGACACCACGTGCCCTAGAAGTGCaatctgttccagccagaactcgcacttctttagcttagcatacaaccacttatccctaagcatttgcaatactagcctcaaatgaacttcatgctttgcagcactcctagaatacactaggatatcatcgataaataccacgacgaactggtctagataaacatgaaagaccctgttcatcaaattcataaaggctgcaggtgcattagtcaaaccaaaaggcataaccataaattcaaaatggccatacctGGTTCGAAATGCATTTTTTGagacgtcctccgctttcaccttcagttggtgatacccagaccgtaagtcaatcttggagaaaacctgcgtgccctggagttggtcaaacaaatcatcgatcctgggtagcggatatttattctttattgtcaccttattccgttctcggtagtcgatgcacatcctcatcgacccatcctttttcttcacaaataacactggtgctccccaaggagaaacccTGGGTCGAATGTACCTTTTGTATAGCAGCTCttgaagttgttctttcaactaTCTCAATTTGGCTGGAGCCATACAATACGGAGCTTTCAATATAGGCTCCGTACCTAGAGCTAACTCAATAGAAAATTCCACTTCACGGTCTGGAGGTAAACTTGGCAAGTCCTCAAGAAATacgtcagggaactcgcgcactacCGCGATCATCTCTAGATCTCATTCCTTTACtagcgtgtctttcacaaacgccagatacccttggcacccCCTAAAAAATAGTCTCCTAgtttgcatagcagaaaggattcATGGTGCACAGTAACAACCTCAAATTCtcaatataaaataaaacataataaatggaagagtcaactcgaacccgtgggtaacggggatacctgtcaatcacagcggaaacctaagcagcagcaagcataaaatctcgaacatccaaccataaaacataataccagagtttattatatcatcaaaatactgttactatatacaacctccaaaaagtcaaaataacactaggatcatataaTAAAaatctcccgatcctagttcaacgcttacccttctagtagggaaacTCCAATCACTCAATGACGGCCCTGACCCgtcggtctctctgggtttcctgaaaatcatttaatgttcgggggtgagacacttctcagtaagggaaataaactaaatacagctgtgtggcagcatgaatatttaatgtaattatacatatacagtacatttcacatatctgtagacatttatcatcacatactgaataatcatatactttcataattgttGATAAATCATATCGTATGTAAACATCTATtatactaataatactgaaaacatacctaggatgaatagttagctagtgtcatgtattaccccccatgacgggttgtgcagcccgaagacggaacccgacaatggctggccgaccactgccgagtcaaatatgtctctaagtacgatgggcccgccacacttTGGTCTGGaatgccaggtggacgtccacactctactgaaagttacatcgactatccatctcccaccccctcatggggtggttagcattaATTtaatcataaacatctgatctataagctactgtaccgagcccctgaactaaactaaattaacatccgggttctgataacatataatacatgaataTATATGACATCATT includes:
- the LOC131155871 gene encoding uncharacterized protein LOC131155871 — translated: MAQREDPELVEVTEGIQKGLKPDFSISGDGILRFRNRVFVPNDAMIKRVILEEAHHSLYTIHPAQDCHMQYSTAPTPRPLGGNIQAPRGGGQKRNTAPARVYVLMSGYTKAAGDVVIGATHLFMSLGYVKMTGVETQLLDTDLSIVTPTRSIVRCGRLLSAIQARRLLLDGCHGYLAFVKEVSEGEIENISVMRDFPSVFPEDFLGLSPDPEVEFVIDLVLGTALISKGPYRMAPIELKELKE